The window CGGGGCGAAGGTGAAGCGGCCGAGGGTGGACTGGTTGCCGCGCGGGTCCTTGGCGCCCCGGTGGTTGGTCATCTCGCCGGCGATCTGGTCGCCCATGCCGTAGATCACCCAGGTGCCGTTGACCTTCTCGTAGGCCTGCGGGACGTGCGCGTGGGTGCCGAGGATCAGGTCGATGTCGGGGCGTCCCCCGCTGCGCGCGGCCGTGAGGTTCCGGGACAGGGTGAGCTGCCGGTCGTCGGGCGCGTCCTGCCACTCGGTGCCCCAGTGCAGGGAGACGACGACCACGTCGGCGCCCGCCCGGCGTGCGGCCCTGGCGTCCGCAAGGATCGTGCCCTCGTCGATGAGGTTGACGGCCCAGGGCTGTCCGGCCGGGAGCGGGATGCCGTTGGTGTCGTAGGTGTAGGCGAGGTGGGCGATCTTCGCGGAGCCCGCCTGGAGAACCGTGACCGTGCCCGCCTCCTCCTCGGCGCGTGCCGAGCCGGCGTGCCGTACGCCCGCGCGGTCGAGGGCGTCGAGGGTGCGCCGGATGCCGTCGGCGCCGTCGTCCAGGGTGTGGTTGGAGGCGGTGGAGCAGCCGTCGTAGCCGGTGGCGGCGAGGGCCTCGGCCACCTCCGGCGGGGACTTGAAGGTGGGGTAGCCGGTGTAGGCGCCGTTCTCGCCGTAGACGGTCTCCATGTGGCACAGGGCCACGTCCGCGCGGGAGACGACGGAGCGGATCCCCGAGAGCATCGGCCTAAAGTCGTAGCCGGTGCCTCCGGCGTCGAAGCGGGCCCGGTCGATGATCGAGCTGTGCGGGAGGACGTCACCGGAGGCGACCAGGGTGAAGCCGCGGGGCGCGGCGGACGGTGCCGGGCGTCCCGGGCCGCGCGGTTCGTGGCTGCCGCGGGCCTGGCAGGCCGCACCCGCGGCGAGGACGACCGTCAGGGCCAGGGCCACCTGTCGACTGCGTGCGATCATGCCATTCACCCCACTGTGGGCGTTGTGGTCGTATTTACGCACCATCAGGAAAGAAGGCTCTGGGCGTCCCACGCGGCTCCGACACGCTCATTAGCCCGTCCGGAACGCACCGGTCCGGGCGAGGTGACCGTTCGTCGAACCGTTCGTCGACGCGATCGACCGTCCGTCGCACGGGCGGGTACGTGCCCTGTCCCCCGGCCGCCCCCTGCTGTGGCATACGGCCATGACGGCCGGATCCACTCTCACGAACGGGACGACCGCCGAGCACGAGCTCGCCGCACTGCAGCGGGAGCACGGCCGGCCCCTCTTCGCGCTCCTGCTCCGGCTCTGCGACGGCGACCGGCAGCGCGCGGAGGACCTGGTGCAGGAGACGCTCGTACGCGCCTGGCAGCACCCCGAGGCCCTGCGCGCCGACGACTTCGAGTCCGTACGGCCCTGGCTGATGACCGTCGGGCGGCGGCTCGCGATCGACGCCCGGCGGGCCCGGCAGGCGCGTCCGGCCGAGGTCGGCGACGCGGTGCTGGAGAACGCGCGGGTCAGCTCCGACCACGCCGAGCGGGCCGCGGCGATGCTCGACGTCCGCCAGGCTGTGAAGACACTCACTCCGGAGCACCGTGAAGTCCTGGTGCTCGTGTACTTCCAGGGGGCGAGTGTGGCGGAAGCCGCGGCGACCCTCGGGATCCCGCCCGGTACCGTGAAGTCCCGCGCGTACTACGCGCTGCGCGCCCTGCGCCGGGTGCTTCCCGGATACGCCGCCGACCTGCGCTGAAACCGACGCTCGGGTCAAGCCTCCGTAAAGCGCCTTGCTGAACACCCCGGTTGAGTAATCGGCTGTTCTCATCCGTGTTCCGGAAGAGGGCCGACAGCGCCCCCCGGGGCCCGGTGTCGGGCTGCGCGCACGTACCGGAGGAAGGCAGGAAGGGATGCTGCACAGAGGTGAAGAGAGCACGGACGGTTCCGACGGTGAACTGACCGTTCCCATGGCGTGGTTGTACGCCGAGTACATCGCCGACGAGCTGCTGCGGACCGGCGATCTGATGCCGCCGACGTCCTTCGAGTTCCGGGCGGGGCGGGACGCCCTGGCGCTGACCGTCTTCCTCTCCGACACCGACGGGGAGCTGTCCGGCATCCGGGTCGTCACCCAGCTGGAGACGTGGCTGTCACTGACCGCGTACGACCAGCCGTGGCAGGAGTGGGTGCGCGAGCGACTGGCCGAGCTGGCCTGCGCGGCCGCGGAGGCGGGGCGGCCCGCGCCGGACCTGGACCTGGCGGACGAGGCCTGGCGCTGGCTGCAGGAGACGGAGCTGCTCGCGCCCGATCTGAACGCGGTGCCGGGCGGGGCTCCGGTGGTCGGGGAGGACGAGGGGCCGAAGGTCTGGACGCCCGCGTGGCAGCTCGGACTGCCGCTGGGACACCTCGCGATCCATCTTTTTTAGATTTCCGTGCCTCGGACCAATCCGCCGCGCGGAGGGCTCCGAATCCATAGGTTGCGATTGTGTCACCGGCTTGAGTGATTCCGCTGCCTGGTCCGTACCGGTGGGAGCAAGGAGTAACCCCACCCGCACCCAACGGCACGAGGATTCGGCATGAGGTCCCTGGAACGGCATCGCGACGTCGGCGCCTACGCGCTCGGCGTGCTCGACGAGGCGGAGGCCTTCCGCTTCGAGGACCACCTCATGGAGTGCCCTCGGTGCGCTGCAGAGGTGACGGAATTCGGTGTGACGACACGGCAGTTGATGCTGTACCGGCGGGCGACACCGCGGTTCGTGCACCCGATGGCGCAGCCCGGGCCGCGCATGCTGGACCGGCTGCTGGCCGAGGTGGCGACGAAGCGCCGGGCCGGACGCAGACGCCTGCTGTTCGCGCTGGCCGCCTCGGTGGTGTTCGCGGTGTCCGTACCGGCCGTCGCGATGATGGCCGAGGGCGGCGGCGAGGAGGCGGGGCCCGTGACGGTCGCGGCGACCGACGCGCGCTCGGGCGTCTGGGCCCAGGTCACGGTCGAGGACAAGGCCTCGGGCAGCCAGGTCGAGCTCAAGGTCAAGGACGCGGCCGGTCCCCGCTCCTGCCACCTGGTCATCGTGGGCCGGGACGGCACCGAGGAGACCGCGACGAGCTGGCACGG of the Streptomyces koelreuteriae genome contains:
- a CDS encoding CapA family protein, yielding MIARSRQVALALTVVLAAGAACQARGSHEPRGPGRPAPSAAPRGFTLVASGDVLPHSSIIDRARFDAGGTGYDFRPMLSGIRSVVSRADVALCHMETVYGENGAYTGYPTFKSPPEVAEALAATGYDGCSTASNHTLDDGADGIRRTLDALDRAGVRHAGSARAEEEAGTVTVLQAGSAKIAHLAYTYDTNGIPLPAGQPWAVNLIDEGTILADARAARRAGADVVVVSLHWGTEWQDAPDDRQLTLSRNLTAARSGGRPDIDLILGTHAHVPQAYEKVNGTWVIYGMGDQIAGEMTNHRGAKDPRGNQSTLGRFTFAPPARPGGRWEVTKAEFVPQLFDVDAGRVVNLNRSIAQGADGQAVRDRIRKIVLGRGAAGDGLVMGE
- a CDS encoding sigma-70 family RNA polymerase sigma factor, giving the protein MTAGSTLTNGTTAEHELAALQREHGRPLFALLLRLCDGDRQRAEDLVQETLVRAWQHPEALRADDFESVRPWLMTVGRRLAIDARRARQARPAEVGDAVLENARVSSDHAERAAAMLDVRQAVKTLTPEHREVLVLVYFQGASVAEAAATLGIPPGTVKSRAYYALRALRRVLPGYAADLR
- a CDS encoding zf-HC2 domain-containing protein, which encodes MRSLERHRDVGAYALGVLDEAEAFRFEDHLMECPRCAAEVTEFGVTTRQLMLYRRATPRFVHPMAQPGPRMLDRLLAEVATKRRAGRRRLLFALAASVVFAVSVPAVAMMAEGGGEEAGPVTVAATDARSGVWAQVTVEDKASGSQVELKVKDAAGPRSCHLVIVGRDGTEETATSWHGPGHDTHPNTMMASSSKHPDETARYEVRAASGEVLVKLQPR